The Lactuca sativa cultivar Salinas chromosome 2, Lsat_Salinas_v11, whole genome shotgun sequence genome includes a window with the following:
- the LOC111888910 gene encoding F-box/LRR-repeat protein 25 isoform X1, translated as MEIVEEGQNQPKIERKQRKSQKIIEKGEDDRIYSLPDCLLLEILSRLPTTKHSIRTGILSKRWNHLWTLVPTLIFIHYGSQTSPDFSLSVDKTLTQCRPLKLKKFQVCCRFSIGFESHINNWIRYALRYNVEEFNLTLPKGKQKFLFDQFFFNNTCFIDLKLEDCVFTPTGAISWKNLRSLCISSGKLNEDLIENILSGSPVLETLELKFCNGFRRINITSKSVKKLVLSGYMDSHNPFDAHTIEINAPNILSLTIEGNLWLWNLLLLNVSSLAKVSLNYVNVITWHIIREETEDEMFKELY; from the coding sequence ATGGAGATAGTGGAAGAAGGTCAAAATCAACCTAAAATTGAGCGAAAACAGAGAAAATCTCAAAAAATCATTGAGAAGGGGGAAGACGATCGAATCTATTCGTTGCCAGATTGCTTGCTTCTTGAAATCCTGTCTCGTTTACCCACAACAAAACACTCCATTAGAACAGGTATTCTCTCCAAACGATGGAACCATCTTTGGACTTTGGTTCCTACTTTAATCTTTATACATTATGGTAGTCAAACGTCGCCTGATTTCTCGTTAAGCGTGGACAAAACCCTAACTCAATGTCGCCCATTAAAGCTTAAGAAATTCCAGGTGTGCTGCCGTTTTTCTATAGGATTTGAATCGCATATCAACAATTGGATTCGTTATGCTCTGAGATATAACGTAGAAGAGTTTAATTTAACGTTACCGAAAGGGAAACAGAAGTTTTTGTTTGATCAATTTTTCTTCAATAACACATGTTTTATTGATCTGAAATTAGAGGACTGCGTGTTTACTCCAACTGGAGCAATTAGTTGGAAAAATCTTAGGAGTTTGTGCATTTCCTCTGGTAAGCTAAATGAAGATttgattgaaaacatattatcggGGAGTCCTGTATTGGAAACTTTGGAGTTGAAATTTTGCAATGGTTTTAGGCGAATCAATATTACTTCAAAGAGTGTTAAGAAGCTGGTGTTATCTGGATACATGGATTCTCATAATCCATTCGATGCCCATACTATCGAAATTAATGCTCCTAATATTTTATCATTGACAATTGAAGGTAACCTGTGGTTGTGGAACCTTTTGTTGCTAAATGTGTCTTCTTTAGCCAAAGTTAGCTTAAATTATGTTAATGTCATCACTTGGCACATAATACGCGAAGAAACGGAAGACGAGATGTTTAAGGAATTATACTAA
- the LOC111888910 gene encoding putative F-box/LRR-repeat protein At3g28410 isoform X2, whose translation MEIVEEGQNQPKIERKQRKSQKIIEKGEDDRIYSLPDCLLLEILSRLPTTKHSIRTEDCVFTPTGAISWKNLRSLCISSGKLNEDLIENILSGSPVLETLELKFCNGFRRINITSKSVKKLVLSGYMDSHNPFDAHTIEINAPNILSLTIEGNLWLWNLLLLNVSSLAKVSLNYVNVITWHIIREETEDEMFKELY comes from the exons ATGGAGATAGTGGAAGAAGGTCAAAATCAACCTAAAATTGAGCGAAAACAGAGAAAATCTCAAAAAATCATTGAGAAGGGGGAAGACGATCGAATCTATTCGTTGCCAGATTGCTTGCTTCTTGAAATCCTGTCTCGTTTACCCACAACAAAACACTCCATTAGAACAG AGGACTGCGTGTTTACTCCAACTGGAGCAATTAGTTGGAAAAATCTTAGGAGTTTGTGCATTTCCTCTGGTAAGCTAAATGAAGATttgattgaaaacatattatcggGGAGTCCTGTATTGGAAACTTTGGAGTTGAAATTTTGCAATGGTTTTAGGCGAATCAATATTACTTCAAAGAGTGTTAAGAAGCTGGTGTTATCTGGATACATGGATTCTCATAATCCATTCGATGCCCATACTATCGAAATTAATGCTCCTAATATTTTATCATTGACAATTGAAGGTAACCTGTGGTTGTGGAACCTTTTGTTGCTAAATGTGTCTTCTTTAGCCAAAGTTAGCTTAAATTATGTTAATGTCATCACTTGGCACATAATACGCGAAGAAACGGAAGACGAGATGTTTAAGGAATTATACTAA